A part of Cannabis sativa cultivar Pink pepper isolate KNU-18-1 chromosome 6, ASM2916894v1, whole genome shotgun sequence genomic DNA contains:
- the LOC133039469 gene encoding uncharacterized protein LOC133039469: protein MHWTLVVVAPRKIIHLNPVKGRPIPEEIEQMIGRAFMYIGDAHQYLGPWQGISQANCPRQPKSQECGFYVLKYITDIVARANPNRYIEDQKAFGGKKQYDPKTELLPLQRKWIEQLMAVIHGDD from the exons atgcattggacgctagtggtggttgcgccaaggaaaattatccatttaaaccctgtaaaaggccgcccaattcccgaagaaatagaacaaatgatcggaag ggcattcatgtatataggggacgcacatcagtatcttggcccgtggcaaggaatttcacaagcaaactgtccaagacaacctaaaagccaagaatgcggtttttatgttttgaaatatatcactgacatcgtcgcacgtgccaaccccaaccgttacatagaagatcaaaaagct tttgggggtaagaagcaatacgatccaaaaacagaattgttaccactacagcgaaagtggatcgaacaattgatggcggtgattcacggtgacgattga